A portion of the Edaphobacter lichenicola genome contains these proteins:
- a CDS encoding heme-binding domain-containing protein produces the protein MKVWRPVSLGCAVALATSLLLARTHPFGDANLHNEANAQPSKMKDTSLPPAVGTLLMTKCADCHSMQTHALVYGRFAPISWLMERDIVEGRKAFNFAQWDAYTADQQQTIAAKIVQETKSHRMPLVQYRIIHWDSNLSNANIQTLVQWSHGMQANASEGPGPAPTGSGDAVRGKEVFERRCNGCHTLTQDREGPRLQGVYGRTSGTVAGFTYSPALKKAGIVWNEATLDKWLSDPDSVAPGNEMDFRVPKPDERRDLIKYLQQSAGQ, from the coding sequence ATGAAAGTCTGGCGCCCGGTGTCCCTCGGCTGCGCAGTTGCACTCGCAACATCGCTTCTGCTTGCTCGCACTCATCCTTTCGGTGACGCGAACCTGCACAACGAAGCCAATGCGCAGCCGTCCAAGATGAAGGACACATCTCTTCCGCCGGCAGTAGGCACTCTCTTGATGACCAAGTGTGCCGACTGCCACTCAATGCAGACACACGCGCTAGTCTATGGTCGATTCGCGCCGATATCGTGGCTCATGGAACGAGACATCGTCGAAGGCCGCAAAGCATTCAACTTCGCACAATGGGACGCCTACACCGCAGATCAGCAGCAAACCATCGCCGCAAAGATCGTCCAGGAGACAAAGTCGCACCGCATGCCGCTGGTGCAATATCGAATCATTCACTGGGACTCAAACCTCTCCAACGCAAACATCCAAACACTCGTCCAGTGGTCGCACGGAATGCAAGCCAACGCATCGGAGGGTCCAGGCCCAGCACCAACAGGGAGTGGCGACGCCGTCCGAGGTAAGGAGGTTTTCGAGAGACGATGCAACGGATGCCACACCCTGACGCAAGACCGCGAAGGCCCGCGACTCCAGGGAGTCTACGGACGCACCTCAGGCACAGTAGCCGGCTTCACTTACTCACCCGCACTTAAGAAGGCAGGCATCGTCTGGAACGAAGCAACACTCGACAAGTGGCTCTCCGACCCCGACTCCGTAGCTCCCGGAAATGAGATGGACTTCCGCGTGCCCAAGCCCGACGAGCGTCGAGACCTCATCAAATATCTGCAGCAGAGTGCAGGCCAATAG
- a CDS encoding DUF1479 domain-containing protein translates to MKATYLLISEEVNIMAFKIDNLPEAIRSTKKALRKALPNHAEVFRQVEAEMRRRVDIIVKEREAGQSVIPIVQFSDVKAGTVPADLIAKIKDRGACVIRGTFDTAQAQAWDNEIATYVEENGLDAKLANAAEDKYFGTLASAKPQIYGIYWSRPQVQARQSEQLTRVRVFLNNLWQAESEGQRHFDPNVVPVYADRIRRRPPGSASLGLSPHVDGGSVERWLDENFRRVYRHVFSGDWLKYNAFDAAFRPEVRELPSPAVCSMFRTFQGWTALTRQGQGDGTLQLIPIAESMVYVLLRALQDDVPEDDLCGAAPGRALSVNPQYHSLLLQALSSIPLMEPGDTVFWHSDVVHAVENEHRGKGYSNVMYISSTPGCAKNTAYLAKQAPSFLSGKTPPDFAPDDFEVDFKGRGTEADLTPLGRSQLGLAPLEEKEKESVHSMASASA, encoded by the coding sequence ATGAAGGCAACCTACCTCCTGATCTCAGAAGAGGTGAACATCATGGCATTTAAAATCGACAATCTCCCGGAAGCGATTCGCAGCACAAAAAAAGCACTGCGCAAAGCTCTTCCCAATCACGCCGAAGTCTTTCGTCAAGTCGAAGCCGAGATGCGCCGCCGCGTCGACATCATCGTCAAGGAGCGTGAGGCCGGGCAGTCGGTCATCCCCATCGTGCAGTTTTCGGACGTCAAGGCAGGCACCGTACCGGCAGACCTCATCGCAAAGATCAAAGATCGTGGTGCGTGCGTCATTCGCGGAACATTCGACACAGCGCAGGCTCAGGCGTGGGACAACGAGATTGCAACCTACGTCGAAGAGAACGGCCTCGACGCAAAGCTAGCCAACGCAGCCGAAGATAAATATTTCGGAACTCTCGCATCGGCCAAGCCCCAGATCTACGGCATCTACTGGTCGCGTCCGCAGGTTCAGGCGCGACAGTCCGAGCAGCTCACCCGCGTTCGCGTCTTCCTCAACAATCTATGGCAGGCCGAAAGCGAGGGGCAACGCCACTTCGATCCGAACGTAGTCCCCGTCTACGCCGATCGCATCCGTCGCCGCCCGCCAGGGTCTGCTTCGCTTGGCCTCTCGCCCCACGTAGACGGCGGCTCCGTGGAGCGCTGGCTCGACGAGAACTTCCGCAGGGTCTACCGTCACGTCTTCTCCGGCGACTGGCTCAAATACAACGCCTTCGACGCCGCATTCCGCCCCGAGGTACGCGAGCTGCCATCCCCCGCCGTCTGTTCGATGTTCCGCACCTTCCAGGGCTGGACCGCGCTTACTCGACAAGGGCAGGGCGACGGCACACTCCAACTCATTCCCATCGCCGAATCGATGGTCTATGTTCTGCTTCGTGCCTTGCAGGACGACGTGCCAGAGGACGACCTCTGCGGTGCAGCTCCTGGCCGAGCACTCTCCGTCAATCCGCAGTATCACAGCCTTCTCCTGCAAGCTCTCTCGTCAATCCCGCTCATGGAGCCGGGAGACACAGTCTTCTGGCACTCCGATGTCGTTCACGCAGTCGAGAACGAGCATCGCGGGAAGGGTTACAGCAACGTCATGTACATCTCTTCAACACCGGGCTGCGCAAAGAACACAGCGTACCTTGCGAAACAGGCTCCATCCTTCCTCTCCGGCAAGACGCCACCAGACTTCGCCCCCGACGACTTCGAAGTCGACTTCAAAGGACGTGGAACGGAAGCGGACCTGACACCACTCGGCCGTTCTCAGCTCGGGCTCGCTCCATTAGAAGAGAAAGAGAAGGAATCGGTACACTCGATGGCATCCGCATCGGCATAG
- a CDS encoding AraC family transcriptional regulator, with amino-acid sequence MKPQFERVTFPKGCSLRVYHRRVPEIPFEWHHHPEYELTLTLNSRGWRFIGDHIGQYQAPDLVLVPSDMPHTWASTATLDAKEPHTAIVIWFSGAWALQVAEICPEYLKIRKLLRNASTGLVFSTETAALVSGRLAGLLGESATNRLHTALDLLLELAEAETAPLSGAGVTVPATSDAEPAQLTRVLNHLHKRFQEVIRIDALCKVGNISPRSLHRLFVKHTGESVSDYLSKLRIGRACMRLAETDLPVSMIAGEVGLSNLANFNRQFRRVRQMTPTAYREYFQKHGELPGGAEGVQVRPRSLDRPRRRASRG; translated from the coding sequence ATGAAACCGCAGTTTGAGCGCGTCACGTTTCCGAAGGGCTGCTCGCTTCGCGTGTACCACCGCCGCGTGCCTGAGATTCCGTTCGAGTGGCATCATCATCCTGAGTATGAGTTGACGCTGACGTTGAACAGCCGTGGCTGGCGCTTCATCGGAGATCACATTGGACAGTATCAAGCGCCTGATCTGGTGCTTGTGCCTTCGGATATGCCTCACACGTGGGCTTCGACCGCGACACTCGATGCCAAGGAGCCGCATACTGCGATTGTGATCTGGTTCTCTGGGGCCTGGGCGCTTCAAGTGGCTGAGATATGTCCGGAGTATTTGAAGATTCGCAAGCTGTTACGGAATGCATCGACGGGTCTGGTGTTTTCAACGGAGACAGCTGCTCTGGTGAGTGGACGTTTGGCGGGGCTACTGGGTGAGAGTGCGACGAATCGACTTCATACGGCGCTCGATCTTCTGTTGGAGCTTGCGGAGGCTGAGACGGCTCCCCTTTCGGGGGCTGGAGTTACGGTGCCTGCAACGTCGGATGCTGAACCGGCTCAGTTGACGCGTGTGCTCAATCATCTGCACAAACGCTTTCAAGAGGTTATCCGCATCGATGCACTTTGCAAGGTTGGGAATATCTCTCCGCGATCGCTTCATCGTCTCTTCGTGAAGCATACGGGTGAGAGTGTGAGTGACTATCTTAGTAAGCTTCGGATTGGGCGCGCTTGCATGCGGCTTGCGGAGACCGATCTTCCGGTGAGCATGATCGCGGGTGAAGTGGGGTTGTCGAACCTTGCGAACTTTAATCGCCAGTTTCGCAGGGTTCGACAGATGACGCCTACGGCATACCGTGAGTACTTCCAAAAGCATGGGGAGTTGCCGGGTGGTGCGGAGGGAGTTCAGGTTCGTCCTCGGTCACTGGATCGTCCTCGAAGGCGCGCCAGCCGAGGCTGA
- a CDS encoding sugar MFS transporter yields MQPNTGYSNTTGYSADPSIKTDTRAMAVATTLFFMVGFLTCLNDVIIPHLKSIFELTYAEAMLVQFAFFSSYFVFSYPGGKLVDRFGYKRAMVIGLLIMSAGALCFLPAASHAAFGIFLTALVILAAGMTTVQVAANPYVTVIGPPATASSRLNLAQAFNSVGTFIAPFFGSALILKGAKPIAPERLHNMEEVARQAYRMAEAASVRMPYIGMALTLFCLAVILSLIKLKPQEQNENLTQDFRPGAFADALTTPDSLWRHPWLIAGAIGLFTYVGAEVAIGSLLVNFMGLPIIAGLPEAKAANFLMVYWGGAMIGRFIGSAILQRISTGPVLGTAALAAFTLVTITILTHGHVAMFALLAVGICNSIMFPSIFTLGIQGLGSLTSKGSSVMIAAIVGGAIIPLATGKLADRIGLHAAFLLPAICYVYITCLGFVAIRRKTLGAKLIPVEPI; encoded by the coding sequence GTGCAACCCAACACCGGATACAGCAACACCACGGGATATAGCGCCGATCCCTCCATCAAAACGGACACCCGCGCAATGGCGGTCGCGACCACTCTGTTCTTTATGGTCGGCTTTCTCACCTGTCTCAACGACGTCATTATCCCGCATCTAAAAAGTATCTTCGAGCTCACCTATGCCGAAGCAATGCTTGTTCAGTTTGCCTTCTTCTCGTCGTACTTCGTCTTCAGCTATCCCGGCGGCAAGCTCGTTGACCGATTCGGTTACAAACGCGCCATGGTGATCGGCCTTCTCATCATGTCGGCAGGAGCGTTGTGTTTTCTCCCCGCAGCCAGCCACGCTGCTTTTGGCATCTTCCTTACGGCGCTCGTCATTCTCGCCGCAGGCATGACAACAGTACAGGTCGCTGCGAACCCATATGTAACCGTAATCGGTCCGCCCGCCACTGCCTCAAGCCGTCTCAACCTCGCCCAGGCATTCAACTCCGTCGGCACCTTCATCGCGCCCTTCTTCGGCTCCGCACTCATCCTCAAAGGCGCAAAACCCATAGCCCCCGAACGTCTGCACAACATGGAGGAGGTGGCACGCCAAGCCTATCGAATGGCTGAGGCAGCCTCAGTCCGCATGCCCTACATCGGCATGGCGTTAACCCTGTTTTGCCTCGCAGTCATCCTCAGTCTCATCAAGTTAAAACCCCAGGAACAGAATGAGAATCTGACACAGGACTTCCGTCCCGGTGCCTTCGCCGATGCGCTCACAACACCCGACAGCCTCTGGCGCCATCCATGGTTGATCGCCGGCGCAATTGGCCTCTTCACCTACGTCGGGGCCGAGGTCGCCATCGGTAGCTTGCTCGTCAACTTCATGGGTCTACCCATCATTGCAGGTCTGCCGGAGGCAAAGGCAGCAAATTTCCTGATGGTCTATTGGGGCGGGGCCATGATCGGTCGCTTCATCGGATCGGCAATCCTGCAGCGTATCAGCACCGGTCCAGTCCTCGGCACTGCAGCGCTCGCAGCCTTTACTCTGGTCACCATCACCATCCTCACCCATGGCCACGTAGCCATGTTCGCTCTCCTTGCAGTGGGCATCTGCAACTCCATCATGTTTCCTTCAATCTTCACGCTTGGTATTCAGGGTCTCGGATCGCTCACCAGCAAAGGTTCGAGCGTAATGATTGCGGCCATCGTCGGAGGTGCCATCATACCGCTCGCTACCGGCAAGCTCGCCGACCGCATTGGCCTTCACGCCGCGTTTCTACTCCCCGCAATCTGCTACGTATACATCACCTGCTTAGGCTTCGTCGCTATCCGCCGCAAGACCCTCGGAGCAAAACTTATCCCTGTCGAACCGATCTAA
- a CDS encoding metallophosphoesterase family protein yields MSDKRNTDPTPEQLQDPTPAGAETASKASPDGIDRRNFLSCMAWVGTGLVWTMAGGVPKSKLFAATAAAAAKPTHGTGDFSFVQISDSHIGFNKAANQDVAHTLQLAINKINAMPAAGDFMLHTGDITQSAKPSEFDTAQQIIKSVKVNQTFFVPGEHDTATDDGASYRERFGKNTLGSGWYSFTHKGVHFIGLNNVLQIDAMGRLGAEQLSWLKNDLASLSASTPIVIFAHIPLWMVYPDWGWGTQDGAEALSYLKRFGSVTVLNGHIHQVVQKVEGNVSFHTATSTAFPQPAPGKAPNPGPMVVPAGQLKSVLGVTEVRYLARHSHLPIIDSSLEEKA; encoded by the coding sequence ATGAGCGACAAACGCAACACCGACCCAACACCGGAGCAACTTCAAGACCCAACCCCAGCTGGGGCCGAAACGGCCAGCAAAGCCAGTCCCGATGGAATCGACAGACGGAACTTCCTTAGCTGCATGGCCTGGGTAGGGACCGGGCTCGTCTGGACGATGGCAGGTGGAGTCCCCAAGTCCAAATTATTCGCCGCAACCGCCGCTGCCGCCGCGAAGCCGACGCACGGCACAGGAGACTTCAGCTTCGTTCAAATCAGCGACAGCCACATCGGCTTCAACAAAGCTGCAAATCAGGACGTCGCTCACACGCTCCAACTCGCCATCAACAAAATCAATGCGATGCCTGCTGCCGGCGACTTCATGCTGCACACCGGCGACATCACTCAGTCTGCAAAGCCATCCGAGTTCGATACAGCTCAGCAGATTATCAAGAGCGTCAAAGTAAACCAGACCTTCTTCGTCCCCGGCGAGCACGACACCGCCACGGACGACGGAGCCTCGTACCGCGAGCGATTCGGCAAGAACACCCTCGGCAGCGGGTGGTATAGCTTCACGCACAAAGGGGTCCACTTCATCGGCCTCAACAACGTCCTACAGATCGATGCGATGGGACGCCTCGGCGCCGAACAGCTAAGCTGGCTCAAGAACGATCTCGCTTCGCTCTCCGCCTCAACCCCCATCGTCATCTTCGCCCACATCCCTCTGTGGATGGTCTATCCAGACTGGGGCTGGGGCACGCAAGACGGCGCCGAGGCTCTCTCGTATCTCAAGCGGTTCGGCTCCGTAACCGTACTCAACGGCCACATCCACCAAGTCGTACAAAAGGTCGAAGGCAATGTCTCCTTCCACACCGCAACCTCCACCGCATTTCCGCAACCAGCGCCCGGCAAAGCGCCGAATCCTGGCCCAATGGTCGTCCCTGCCGGGCAGCTGAAAAGCGTCCTCGGCGTCACCGAAGTCCGCTACCTCGCCCGGCACAGCCATCTGCCAATCATCGACTCCTCATTGGAGGAAAAAGCATGA
- a CDS encoding ABC transporter permease: MTSLLRDVRIAIRQLWKSPGFVITAILMLALGIGATTAIFSIVEGVLLRPLPFPDSDRLMVLADIIQGADIQGNGEAGVTVPDIRNYVRDTQSFESLGGYQGTGLELSGAVDPAMVNATRLTGGVLPALGVQPLLGRIFTKEEDDQHQLVTLLSYGTWQSRFHGDSEILGKKILLDRKPYVVVGVMPRNFEFPLTPGRLNHSELWVPMSFEEQELTPTASANWSYSMVGRLKPGITPSQARTDAERSAKETVRNYPAFMAGFSMHPVVRPLHEETIEDARPLVRTLFFAVAVVLLIACANLAGLLLVRAIRRRRETAVRLALGASAKTLLWQTLLESLILSLTGGFVGLILAAVALRVGVSLLPETLPRVNEIGLDWPVVGFAFGLAILTGVICGLAPAFAAMRTSVNDTLKEGGRTGSAGGHSRLRSALVIAEIAVALVLLTASGLLLRSFDKMRQVDLGFQPDHTLVASYSLPQKQYATQAAADEFNHELLRRLQALPGVKSVGLTSFLPAAGNNQNSAFIAEGYVPSKGESIDLATTIHVRGDYFRAMGIPLLHGRLFTEDDKADGQLVVIVNQKLAQKSWPGQDPIGKRLRLGTQSMQTPWAIVVGEVADVKESSPDAATKQQYYVPVDQDEAMAGSLASPTDINGNGGFIALRTSMPPEQMENALRATVRSIDAQLPLNQVQTMEHAISDTEAPRRFNTTLISSFAAAALILAVLGIYSVIAFSVALRVQEMAIRMALGSQRSGIIRLVVSAGAKLALIGCAIGLAGAAATSYLLRSFLFGVSAFDPLVLTLAAVFVLLLALIASLLPARRAASIDPMQALRAD; the protein is encoded by the coding sequence ATGACATCTCTACTTCGCGATGTACGAATCGCTATTCGCCAACTATGGAAGTCCCCAGGATTTGTGATTACAGCCATATTGATGCTGGCGCTTGGCATTGGAGCGACGACCGCAATCTTCTCGATCGTCGAAGGAGTACTACTGCGTCCATTGCCGTTTCCTGACTCTGACCGGCTAATGGTGCTTGCGGACATCATCCAGGGCGCCGACATTCAAGGTAACGGCGAGGCAGGTGTAACGGTTCCCGACATACGAAACTACGTACGCGACACGCAGAGCTTTGAGAGCCTTGGCGGATATCAGGGCACCGGTCTGGAGTTGTCTGGCGCGGTCGATCCCGCCATGGTAAACGCGACACGACTGACAGGCGGGGTCTTGCCGGCGCTGGGGGTACAACCGCTTCTGGGACGCATATTCACCAAGGAGGAAGACGACCAGCATCAACTGGTAACATTGCTCAGCTACGGAACATGGCAGAGCCGCTTTCACGGGGACTCTGAAATTCTTGGGAAAAAGATCCTGCTCGATCGCAAGCCGTATGTGGTCGTCGGCGTGATGCCGCGAAACTTTGAGTTTCCCCTAACACCTGGCCGTCTGAACCACAGCGAACTGTGGGTTCCGATGAGCTTCGAAGAGCAGGAGTTGACGCCAACCGCTTCGGCTAACTGGAGCTACAGCATGGTCGGGCGTCTGAAGCCCGGAATCACGCCGTCGCAAGCTAGGACCGATGCCGAGCGAAGCGCAAAGGAGACAGTGCGAAACTACCCGGCCTTCATGGCGGGATTCAGCATGCACCCCGTCGTAAGGCCGTTGCACGAGGAGACGATTGAGGACGCCCGCCCTCTGGTCCGCACCCTCTTTTTTGCTGTCGCCGTCGTGTTGCTGATTGCCTGCGCAAATCTCGCCGGTCTTCTGTTGGTGCGCGCCATCCGCAGACGGAGGGAGACCGCAGTCCGTCTCGCACTTGGAGCCAGCGCGAAGACGTTACTGTGGCAGACCCTCCTCGAAAGCCTCATATTGAGCTTAACTGGTGGCTTCGTCGGTCTAATCCTTGCAGCCGTGGCGCTTCGCGTTGGTGTAAGCCTCCTCCCCGAGACGTTGCCCCGCGTCAACGAAATCGGCCTGGATTGGCCAGTAGTTGGTTTTGCGTTCGGTCTCGCCATCTTGACTGGAGTAATCTGCGGTCTCGCGCCGGCCTTTGCAGCGATGCGTACCAGCGTGAACGACACACTGAAGGAAGGCGGACGCACCGGCAGCGCGGGAGGACACTCACGGCTCCGCTCTGCTCTGGTGATCGCTGAAATTGCGGTCGCACTCGTTCTTCTCACCGCCTCGGGCCTGCTTCTTCGCAGCTTCGACAAGATGCGTCAGGTCGATCTCGGGTTTCAGCCGGACCACACCCTCGTGGCTTCGTACTCGCTTCCACAGAAACAGTATGCGACTCAAGCCGCGGCGGACGAGTTCAACCATGAGCTCCTACGACGGCTCCAGGCTCTGCCGGGCGTGAAGTCCGTGGGCCTCACCTCATTTTTACCTGCAGCCGGAAATAACCAAAACAGCGCGTTTATCGCGGAGGGGTACGTTCCGTCCAAGGGCGAAAGCATCGATCTGGCGACGACGATACATGTACGAGGCGATTACTTCCGCGCGATGGGCATACCTCTTTTGCATGGCCGACTCTTCACGGAGGATGACAAGGCCGACGGACAACTTGTCGTCATCGTGAACCAAAAGCTTGCCCAAAAATCCTGGCCAGGACAAGATCCGATCGGCAAGCGATTACGCTTGGGTACGCAGTCGATGCAGACGCCTTGGGCAATCGTCGTGGGCGAGGTGGCGGACGTAAAAGAAAGCTCCCCTGATGCTGCGACAAAGCAGCAATATTACGTCCCGGTCGATCAGGATGAAGCGATGGCCGGATCATTGGCCTCACCGACCGATATAAACGGCAATGGTGGATTCATCGCCCTGCGCACCTCGATGCCTCCAGAGCAGATGGAGAATGCGTTGCGCGCAACCGTGCGTTCGATCGACGCGCAACTGCCATTGAACCAGGTCCAAACAATGGAGCACGCAATCTCAGACACCGAAGCTCCGCGCCGGTTCAACACCACCCTGATCTCATCCTTCGCCGCGGCCGCGCTGATACTCGCCGTGCTCGGAATCTACAGCGTAATTGCATTCTCTGTCGCGCTGCGTGTTCAGGAGATGGCGATTCGCATGGCGCTCGGCTCCCAACGCTCAGGAATCATCCGTCTCGTAGTGAGTGCCGGAGCGAAGCTGGCACTGATCGGCTGCGCGATCGGACTTGCAGGCGCCGCCGCCACCTCGTACCTCTTGCGCTCATTCCTCTTCGGCGTCAGTGCATTCGATCCACTCGTCCTAACGCTCGCAGCCGTGTTCGTGCTTCTGTTGGCACTCATCGCGTCGCTGCTTCCGGCGCGCCGTGCCGCCTCTATCGACCCCATGCAAGCGCTCAGGGCCGACTGA
- a CDS encoding glycoside hydrolase family 3 C-terminal domain-containing protein gives MRIVEIRKAALMTAVWVIVGVAGAQTTPKPAYLDTSLPAEQRAADLVHQMTLEEKATQLVNQARAIPRLNIPAYDWWSESLHGVAVNGTTEFPEPIGLGATFDPATIHEMGIAISTEGRIKHVQAVRAGHSNIFEGLDFWAPNINIFRDPRWGRGQETYGEDPFLTARMGVSFVTGMQGDDPRYYRVIATPKHFAVHSGPEPTRHVANVDVSKHDELDTYLPAFRAAIMEGKAASIMCAYNSINGQPACANEFLLKDQLRDKWGFKGYVVSDCEAVRNIFSGHHYRATQAEASAISLQVGMDNECIDFIAKVTDDHDYAPYVEAVKKGYLKESEIDVSLTRLYTARIQLGMFDPPEMVPYTKIDEKLLDGPANRALARKLANESMVLLKNDGVLPLKNPGVNIAVVGPLAGQTKVLLGNYNGNPTHSVSMLEGLKAEFPSAQIKYVQGTQFLSKDGTPVPASLLTTDGKQGVRTSFVVMDESALLGSGKAPAPIATRVDPGIGVSSGPLPAEVVGKKSVIVQSETTFTPTETGEYNLGIRGENFYRASLDGKVVTMAFITNGVETKLGRVHLEQGKAYNLKVEYPLPQGSGTAPQLVWSKVDLKPAPEAVAAAKDADVVIAVVGITSELEGEEMPVNEEGFKGGDRTSLDLPKPEQDLLEAVAATGKPLVVVLMNGSALSVNWAKEHANAILEAWYSGEEGGSAIAETLSGRNNPAGRLPVTFYTGVSQLPPFEDYSMKARTYRYFDGTPLYPFGYGLSYTSFAYSGLKLPTAPVTAGDTVAASVTVANTGKVAGDEVVELYLNFPKVSGAPKKALRGFQRVHLEPGASQEVRFELKPRDLSIVTDAGEPVVPEGEFTVSIGGGQPDSGSPSVTQAFLMKNSLTLPE, from the coding sequence ATGAGAATCGTCGAAATTCGAAAGGCGGCCCTGATGACGGCAGTTTGGGTCATTGTAGGCGTCGCCGGTGCGCAGACGACACCCAAGCCTGCTTATCTAGATACGAGCCTGCCCGCCGAACAACGTGCCGCCGATCTGGTCCATCAGATGACGCTTGAAGAGAAGGCGACACAGCTTGTGAATCAGGCGCGCGCAATTCCGCGGCTGAACATTCCAGCGTATGACTGGTGGAGCGAGTCGCTTCATGGCGTCGCTGTAAATGGGACGACTGAGTTTCCGGAGCCGATCGGTTTGGGTGCAACCTTCGACCCGGCCACCATCCATGAGATGGGTATTGCGATCAGCACGGAAGGTCGCATCAAGCATGTGCAGGCAGTTCGAGCGGGGCATAGCAATATCTTCGAGGGACTGGATTTCTGGGCGCCCAACATCAACATCTTCCGCGATCCGCGTTGGGGACGCGGGCAGGAGACGTATGGTGAAGATCCATTTCTGACGGCGCGTATGGGCGTCTCCTTTGTGACCGGTATGCAAGGCGATGACCCACGCTATTACCGCGTGATCGCAACGCCAAAGCACTTTGCAGTACACAGTGGCCCCGAGCCTACGCGCCACGTCGCCAATGTAGACGTGAGCAAGCATGACGAGCTTGATACTTACCTGCCCGCCTTTCGCGCGGCGATAATGGAGGGAAAAGCTGCGTCGATTATGTGTGCTTACAACAGCATCAATGGGCAACCGGCGTGTGCAAATGAGTTTTTGCTAAAAGATCAGCTTCGCGATAAGTGGGGTTTCAAAGGGTACGTGGTCTCGGATTGCGAGGCAGTACGCAACATCTTCAGCGGCCATCATTACAGAGCGACGCAGGCGGAAGCCTCTGCCATCAGCCTTCAGGTAGGCATGGATAACGAGTGCATCGACTTCATCGCAAAGGTGACCGATGACCATGACTATGCGCCTTATGTCGAAGCAGTGAAGAAAGGCTACCTGAAGGAGAGCGAGATCGATGTTTCGTTGACGCGGCTCTATACCGCACGGATTCAACTTGGGATGTTCGACCCTCCGGAGATGGTGCCGTACACCAAGATCGATGAGAAGCTGTTGGATGGCCCGGCGAATCGCGCGTTGGCTCGCAAATTGGCCAATGAGTCGATGGTGTTGTTGAAGAACGATGGCGTTCTGCCGTTGAAGAACCCGGGCGTGAATATAGCAGTCGTCGGCCCGTTGGCTGGCCAGACGAAGGTTCTACTCGGCAACTACAACGGAAACCCAACCCATTCGGTCTCGATGCTGGAAGGCCTTAAGGCGGAGTTCCCTTCTGCACAGATCAAGTATGTTCAGGGGACGCAGTTTCTCAGCAAAGACGGTACCCCGGTGCCTGCGTCGTTGCTGACCACGGATGGAAAACAGGGCGTCCGTACGAGCTTTGTGGTGATGGATGAGTCTGCGTTGCTGGGCTCGGGGAAAGCACCTGCACCGATTGCAACGAGGGTGGATCCTGGCATTGGTGTCTCATCGGGACCATTACCGGCTGAGGTCGTTGGGAAGAAATCTGTGATCGTTCAGTCGGAGACGACTTTTACACCTACTGAGACGGGCGAGTACAACCTGGGGATTAGGGGTGAGAATTTTTACCGCGCATCGCTGGACGGCAAAGTCGTCACGATGGCGTTTATCACTAATGGTGTGGAGACGAAGCTGGGCAGGGTCCATCTTGAACAAGGTAAGGCGTACAACTTGAAGGTCGAGTATCCGCTGCCTCAAGGTAGCGGGACAGCGCCGCAGCTTGTTTGGTCGAAGGTCGATTTGAAGCCAGCCCCTGAGGCGGTTGCAGCGGCGAAGGATGCGGATGTCGTCATAGCTGTTGTGGGAATTACGAGCGAACTTGAAGGCGAAGAGATGCCCGTGAATGAAGAGGGTTTCAAAGGTGGTGATCGAACCAGCCTCGATCTGCCGAAGCCTGAACAGGACTTGCTGGAGGCGGTGGCTGCTACTGGTAAGCCATTGGTGGTTGTGTTGATGAACGGGAGTGCGTTGAGTGTCAATTGGGCTAAGGAGCACGCGAATGCAATCCTTGAAGCGTGGTACTCCGGTGAAGAGGGCGGCTCGGCAATCGCAGAAACGTTGTCGGGTCGCAATAATCCCGCGGGAAGACTGCCGGTAACCTTTTACACCGGAGTTAGCCAACTTCCTCCATTTGAGGACTACTCCATGAAGGCGCGGACGTACCGTTATTTTGATGGGACGCCGCTCTATCCCTTTGGTTATGGGTTGAGCTACACGAGCTTTGCTTACAGCGGACTGAAGCTGCCCACTGCTCCAGTGACTGCCGGTGACACGGTTGCGGCCAGCGTTACCGTTGCGAATACAGGCAAGGTTGCAGGCGATGAAGTCGTCGAGCTTTATCTGAATTTTCCTAAGGTATCTGGCGCACCGAAGAAGGCGTTGCGTGGCTTCCAGCGTGTACATCTTGAGCCTGGAGCGTCGCAGGAGGTTAGGTTCGAATTGAAGCCGCGTGATCTGAGCATCGTGACAGATGCGGGCGAACCGGTTGTTCCGGAGGGCGAGTTCACAGTGTCAATCGGAGGAGGCCAGCCTGATTCTGGGTCGCCTTCGGTTACGCAAGCCTTCCTTATGAAGAACAGCCTGACATTGCCTGAGTAG